In Mercurialis annua linkage group LG6, ddMerAnnu1.2, whole genome shotgun sequence, the following are encoded in one genomic region:
- the LOC126685871 gene encoding L-type lectin-domain containing receptor kinase IV.2-like has product MFSILELLLILFFISVFLKNTGFCQDQDQADHFIYHGFNESNLNLNGIAKIHSNGRLELTDISYYQIGRAFFPFPFNFSKSSFSTNFVFAIDPEWPNLGGQGFVFAISTLPEFAGAIASGYFGLFNSSTIGLDSNHVFAVELDTIQTLNFNDIDNNHVGIDVNDLVSNVSASAGYFSDNELKRLELISGKRMQIWIDYDEAEKLVNVTLAPITSMKPEKPLLSKKIDLSLILTDSMYVGFSSSTGSMASYHYILGWSFNKSGPAQNLDMSKLPSLPSKPKSRKKTVTDSKIVIPLITASVLVIIIFGGVYIRKKKYEELREDWEEEYGPHRFSYKDLHKATEGFKENEVLGSGGFGKVYKGLLPCSDIQVAVKKFSHNSEQGMKQFVAEIASMGRLRHRNLVQLLGYCRRKGELLLVYDYMANGSLERFLFQNNTPNLNWVQRYQILKGVATALLYLHEEGDRVLLHRDVKASNVMLDAEFIGKLGDFGLAKFYDHGSFPQTTCIVGTVGYLAPEVSRTGRATTSSDVFAFGILMLEMACGRKTIEPEKPRGEMILADWVLDCWKRGVIIETSDLQLDGKYMVEEMELVLKLGLLCAHSIPAIRPTMRQVMQYLEGKAALSDTLLDAPRAGLTLLNREETLRCGLSSYEHSSSSLAASVLSCGR; this is encoded by the coding sequence ATGTTTTCAATTCTTGAACTTCTGcttattctattttttatttctgttttcTTGAAAAACACTGGTTTTTGTCAAGATCAAGATCAAGCTGACCACTTCATCTACCATGGCTTCAATGAATCGAATCTGAATCTCAACGGAATTGCGAAAATTCACTCTAATGGTCGGTTAGAGTTAACAGACATTTCATACTACCAAATTGGTCGTGCTTTTTTTCCATTTCCTTTCAATTTTTCTAAGTCTTCATTTTCAACCAACTTCGTTTTCGCCATTGACCCCGAATGGCCTAATCTCGGCGGCCAAGGCTTCGTTTTCGCAATATCTACATTGCCAGAGTTTGCAGGCGCGATAGCATCAGGATACTTCGGATTGTTCAATTCTTCAACAATCGGCTTGGATTCAAACCATGTCTTTGCTGTTGAGCTCGACACTATACAGACTCTTAATTTTAATGACATTGATAACAATCATGTCGGAATTGATGTGAATGATTTGGTATCTAATGTGTCAGCTTCAGCAGGATACTTTTCGGACAATGAATTGAAAAGATTGGAGCTGATTAGTGGAAAGCGGATGCAAATTTGGATCGATTATGATGAGGCAGAGAAGCTAGTAAATGTAACCCTAGCTCCTATAACTAGCATGAAACCCGAAAAGCCTCTATTGTCGAAAAAAATCGATCTTTCTTTAATTCTGACAGATTCTATGTATGTCGGTTTTTCATCGTCGACAGGATCTATGGCAAGCTATCATTACATTCTTGGCTGGAGCTTCAACAAAAGTGGGCCAGCTCAAAATCTTGATATGTCAAAGCTTCCTTCACTTCCAAGTAAACCAAAATCACGTAAGAAGACGGTAACAGATTCTAAAATTGTAATCCCATTGATAACAGCAAGTGTTCTTGTGATCATAATCTTTGGAGGTGTTTATATAAGGAAGAAGAAATACGAAGAATTGCGCGAAGATTGGGAAGAAGAATACGGACCTCATAGGTTTTCCTACAAGGATCTACATAAAGCAACTGAAGGATTCAAAGAGAACGAAGTTCTGGGTTCTGGTGGTTTCGGGAAGGTCTATAAAGGCTTATTGCCTTGTTCGGATATACAAGTTGCTGTCAAGAAATTTTCGCATAATTCTGAACAAGGAATGAAGCAATTCGTAGCTGAAATTGCAAGCATGGGAAGGTTAAGGCATAGAAATTTGGTTCAACTTCTGGGCTATTGCAGGCGAAAAGGCGAGCTGCTTTTGGTTTATGATTATATGGCTAATGGGAGCCTCGAAAGATTCCTATTTCAGAACAATACGCCGAATCTGAACTGGGTTCAACGATATCAGATCTTAAAAGGAGTTGCAACCGCGCTTCTGTACCTCCACGAAGAAGGGGACCGTGTTCTTCTCCATAGAGACGTAAAAGCTAGCAATGTTATGTTAGATGCTGAATTTATCGGAAAGTTGGGAGATTTCGGACTAGCTAAGTTCTATGACCACGGCTCATTTCCTCAAACAACTTGTATTGTTGGAACCGTTGGATATCTTGCACCAGAAGTTTCAAGAACAGGACGGGCCACTACAAGCAGCGATGTTTTTGCTTTCGGGATCCTTATGCTGGAAATGGCTTGCGGAAGAAAGACTATAGAGCCAGAAAAACCACGTGGAGAGATGATATTGGCAGACTGGGTTCTCGATTGTTGGAAAAGAGGAGTGATCATCGAGACGAGTGATCTTCAGTTAGACGGTAAATATATGGTCGAAGAAATGGAATTGGTATTGAAGCTAGGGCTGCTTTGTGCTCATTCTATACCCGCAATTAGGCCTACGATGAGACAAGTGATGCAATATCTAGAGGGAAAGGCTGCCTTATCAGACACACTACTCGATGCTCCTCGTGCCGGTTTGACCTTACTTAACCGTGAAGAAACTCTACGTTGCGGTTTGTCATCTTACGAGCACTCCAGCTCGTCTTTGGCTGCCTCGGTCCTTAGTTGCGGTCGTTGA
- the LOC126685868 gene encoding L-type lectin-domain containing receptor kinase I.8-like — MISMLKLLHILLISSVFQKHLTYAQDQSNFIYNGFNGSNLNLTGLAIVQPNGLLQLSNITALEVGRAFFPLPLNFNKSLSFSTNFVFAIDPQTHAVGEILANGGHGFVFALLPSLEFAIESSTQYFGIFNKTTVGLSSNHIIAVEFDTIETVDFADINNNHVGIDVNNLVSVVSAPPAYFSDSQESKNLTLISGEPMQVWIDYDQVEMILNVTIAPLASIKPEKPLLSKNVDLSLVLLDSMYVGFSASTGTMSSYHYILGWSFNKGGPSQSLDLSQLPTLPPPPLDPRQPNPFLTSLRIVIISLAGTSFVLILIIVAACLFQRRKKFEELREDWEQEYGPQRVSYKDLYKATEGFKDKQLLGSGGFGKVYKGVLPCSDIQVAVKKFSHNSEHGLKQFVAEIASMGRLRHRNLVQLLGYCRRKGELLLVYDYMPNGSLDRFLFQNDTPNLNWVRRYQILKGVASALLYLHEEWEQIVLHRDVKASNVMLDADLDGRLGDFGLAKFHERGSIAETTCVVGTVGYLAPEVSRTGRVTTSSDVYAYGILMLEVACGRKTIEPHRPSGEVILVDWVFECWKRGHIMEISDPNLKGKYMVGEMELVLKLGLLCTHTTPTTRPTMRQVMQYLDRKAVLPEIPPDSTPRTGLVMLNQESSQDSISSSSEFKEYSSLSITSSVLNFGR; from the coding sequence ATGATTTCCATGTTAAAACTGTTGCATATTTTACTCATTAGTTCTGTTTTTCAGAAACATCTAACCTATGCTCAAGATCAAAGTAACTTCATCTACAACGGATTCAATGGATCCAACCTGAATCTGACTGGACTTGCAATTGTGCAGCCTAATGGTCTGTTACAATTATCAAACATTACAGCTCTCGAAGTTGGTCGCGCTTTCTTTCCGCTACCTCTCAACTTCAACAAGTCTCTTTCATTTTCTACCAACTTCGTTTTCGCCATTGATCCACAGACACATGCTGTTGGTGAGATACTTGCAAATGGTGGCCATGGTTTTGTCTTTGCTCTCTTACCATCTTTGGAATTTGCAATCGAGTCATCAACTCAATACTTTGGAATCTTCAACAAAACCACCGTTGGCTTGTCTTCCAACCATATCATTGCGGTTGAGTTTGATACGATAGAGACTGTTGATTTTGCAGACATCAACAACAACCATGTTGGAATTGATGTCAATAATTTAGTATCTGTAGTGTCAGCTCCACCAGCATACTTTTCAGACAGTCAGGAATCTAAGAACCTAACGCTCATAAGTGGAGAACCGATGCAGGTATGGATAGATTATGATCAAGTGGAGATGATACTAAATGTAACAATTGCTCCTCTAGCAAGCATAAAACCCGAAAAGCCTCTCTTGTCGAAAAATGTCGATCTTTCTTTAGTTCTGTTAGATTCTATGTATGTTGGTTTCTCTGCATCTACAGGTACCATGTCTAGCTACCACTATATTCTTGGTTGGAGCTTTAACAAGGGTGGGCCTAGTCAAAGTCTTGATCTTTCACAGCTTCCTACACTTCCGCCGCCTCCTCTAGACCCTCGACAGCCAAATCCATTTCTAACCTCCCTACGTATAGTCATAATCTCATTGGCCGGGACGAGTTTTGTGCTGATTCTTATCATTGTAGCGGCGTGTTTATTTCAAAGGAGGAAGAAATTTGAAGAATTGCGGGAAGATTGGGAACAAGAATACGGACCTCAGAGAGTTTCCTACAAGGATTTGTATAAAGCAACTGAAGGATTCAAAGACAAACAACTTCTGGGATCTGGAGGTTTCGGGAAGGTCTATAAAGGAGTTTTGCCTTGTTCTGATATACAAGTTGCAGTTAAGAAGTTTTCGCATAATTCCGAACACGGATTGAAGCAATTTGTAGCTGAAATTGCAAGCATGGGAAGGCTAAGGCATAGGAATTTGGTTCAACTTCTCGGCTATTGCAGGCGAAAGGGCGAGCTTCTCCTGGTATATGATTATATGCCAAACGGAAGCCTCGACAGATTCCTATTTCAGAACGACACGCCCAATCTGAACTGGGTTCGAAGATATCAAATCCTGAAAGGAGTTGCATCTGCTCTTCTTTACCTCCATGAAGAATGGGAACAAATTGTTCTACATAGAGATGTGAAAGCTAGTAATGTGATGTTAGATGCTGATCTAGATGGTAGATTAGGAGATTTTGGACTCGCGAAGTTTCACGAACGAGGTTCAATCGCTGAAACAACCTGTGTGGTTGGTACAGTAGGATACCTTGCACCAGAAGTTTCAAGAACAGGAAGAGTCACAACTAGCAGTGATGTGTATGCATATGGGATATTGATGCTTGAAGTGGCTTGCGGAAGAAAGACTATTGAGCCACACAGACCATCCGGTGAAGTGATTTTGGTGGACTGGGTTTTCGAATGTTGGAAAAGAGGTCATATAATGGAGATAAGTGATCCTAATTTAAAAGGTAAATACATGGTGGGCGAGATGGAATTGGTTTTGAAGTTAGGGCTGCTCTGTACTCACACTACACCAACAACCAGGCCTACCATGAGACAAGTGATGCAATATCTAGATCGAAAGGCGGTCTTACCGGAGATACCGCCAGATAGTACTCCTCGTACCGGTTTGGTGATGTTGAATCAAGAATCATCCCAAGATTCCATTTCATCGTCCTCTGAATTCAAAGAGTATTCCAGCTTGTCTATTACTTCTTCGGTCCTCAACTTTGGTCGTTGA